CTGAAAAACAAGCACAGGCTATACTGGACATGAGGCTTCAGAGGCTTACGGGCCTTGAAAGAAAGAAGATAGATGAAGAATATGAGGGACTTCTAAAGAACATTGCAGAGTATAATGAGATTTTAAGCAGCGAATCAAGGTTATTGAATGTAATAAAGGATGACCTTATCAGGATTAAGGAAAAGTATGGTGATAAGAGAAGGACTGAAATTATACCAGAATTTACCGAAATTGACATGGAAGACCTTATCAAGGAAGAGGACGTGGTTGTAACCATCACGCACTTTGGATATATAAAGAGGATACCATTAAGTAACTACCGAAGTCAGAGAAGGGGTGGCAAGGGTCTTATTGGCATTACAACAAGGGAAGAGGATTTTGTGGAGGATATATTTATTACATCTACCCATGACAACCTCCTCTTCTTTACAAACCAGGGCAATGTTTACAGGCTGAGGTCATTTGATATACCTGAAGAGAGCAGGCAGGCAAAGGGAACAGCCTTAGTTAACCTTATACAATTAAGGCCGGGCGAAAAGGTGAATGCTGTATTGCCTGTCAGAAGTTTTGATGAGAGCTCTGCCATTTTGATGGTGACGAGGACTGGTCTTATTAAGAAGACCGATTTAAATGAGTATGGAAATGTGAGAAAGACTGGGATAAAAGCACTCTCTTTAGAAGAAAACGATGAGTTGATTTCTGTTCGATTAGCGGAAAGTGGCCAGGAAATAATAATAGGTACGAAGAATGGGATGTGTATAAGGTTTTCTGAAAAGGATGTAAGGACATCTGGAAGGACGTCAAAAGGGGTTACCGCTATTGAACTGGACAAGGATGATGAGATAATAGGGATGGACCTTATTGATGGCGGCGGATATGTCCTCACGGTAACAGAAAATGGTTTTGGAAAGAGAACACCCACCTCAGAATATAGATTGCAGGCCAGGAGGGGAAAGGGTATAAAGGCATACAACAGGTCTGATAAAAATGGCTATGCCATTACCATCCGTGTCGTCCAGCAGGAGGATGACCTTATGATAACAACACTCAATGGAAATATTATAAGGCTTAAAGTTAGTGATATACCTGAACTTCACCGCAATAGCCAAGGTGTTAGACTGATTAGATTAGATGATGGAGATAAGGTGGTATCTATAGCCAGGGTAAGGGAATAGAATTAAAAACAAGGGCCGTAAATAAGGCAAACGTGTGGTCGGCGAGTTCACTGAGCAAAATTAAGCCCGATACTAACAGAGGCCCATGCAATAAATGCGGCAGGTGGATAGGATGAAAGCTGCTGTTATTACCAAAGTTAAAGGGAAGAAGCCGTAACTTCTGCGGATATATTGGTGACTGCAACACATATGTCTGATATCTCATACTTGATCATCTGGATAAATATGTAATGAATAAATCTTAATGATAAAATTCATAAATTTAATAATAAATAACATAGCAAACAAGAGCTATAGTTATCATTAATTGAGCCATCTGCCAACAATGTATAAAATAAGCGAAAAGAGCGTTTTTAGCAGCTTAAATGGGAATTGAATATAAAAATATAAGAGATATAATGATGTGAGATGCGGGGTGATAAAATGGATTTTGGTCCTAAGATACTTTTTGTAATACCTCTATTAGGAGGTATACCTGTAACTGATTCAGTAGTTGTAAGCTGGTTTATAGTAGCATTTCTGGGTATAATATTCTACATGGGAGGTAGACATCTTAAGAATATACCTGAGGGTATGCAGAATGTGCTGGAGATCATCCTTGACTTTATAAGTTCTTTTGTTACTGATGTTACAGGACCAAAAGGAGAGGTTATTATTCCGTATATCGGGACAGTAGCCCTCTATCTTATTATTGCTAATGTAATTGGTGCTTTTGGTATAAGTCCACCTACAAGGGATATAAATATTGCAGCCAGCCTTGCTGTGTTGACCATTATCTATGTGATCTACTCCAGCATCAAGGCAAGAGGATTTAAGGGATGGCTTAAGAGTTTTACCGAGCCACTCGGCATAATTTTGCCATTTAAAATATTGGACATCTTCACAAGGCCTCTATCCCTTGCAGTCCGACTTTTTGGAAATATCATGGCAGGTTTTATTATAATGGAATTGGTAAAGGATTTCGTTCCTGTCCTTGTTCCGTCATTCCTGAGCCTGTATTTTGACTTTTTTGATGGCCTCATACAGGCGGTAGTATTTTCGCTTCTAACAGTTATGTATGTGCATGAAGGAATGGAAAAGATGGAAGATTAATAAAGGAGTGATATTATGTCTGTAGCAATGGCAGCTGGAATAGCAGCTTTATCAGTAATTGGAGCCGGTCTTGGAATAGGTGTAGCCACATCAAAGGCAGTAGAGGCAGTGGCAAGACAGCCAGAGGCCTCCAACAAGATTACTACTATCTTTTTGCTTGGTGCGGCCCTCGCAGAGGCGACAGCTATTTATGGCCTATTGATCGCCATCCTGATAATTTTCTTCTTGAAATAGAGGTGGCTTGCAATGCTAAGTATAAATCTCTGGACATGGGTATGGAACATAATAAACATCATAATACTATACATGCTCTTTAAGTATTTTCTGTATAAACCCATGACAAAGTTTTTGAAGGACAGAAGCGAAAAGATAAAAAAGATGCAAGAAGATGCAAGATTAGATAGGGAAGAGGCAGAGAGGATAAAAAAAGAGCTGGAAAGCTCACTTAAGGAAACGAAGGAGAAGACCCAACAGCTCATTAAAGAGGCCCAGGATAGAGCAAACGGTGTCTATGATGAGATAGTGGCAAGGGCCAGGGAAGAGGCTTCCAACATAATAGAGGAAGGCCACAAGGAAGCGTTGGCAGATAGAGAGAGGATGATAAAAGAACTTAAGGCAGATATTATGGATATGGTGATAGATACAACATATAAGGTTATGGCGGTGAAGCTTAACGAGGAAGAGGATAAGAGACTTATTAGCAGTATGTTAGAAGAGGTTATGTCTAATGGTGGTAAATGAGTGGGCTAATGGATTTTTGTACCATATAAATGATATGGATGATAAGGAAAACATAATCGATGAGGTAAGGTCCTTCACTGAGGTTTTGAAAAAAAGTGAAGGTTTTGTGTTTTTAAAGGATTTATCCGTACATTTTAATAATAAGATGAATATGTTAATGGGATTAAGAGACGATGTAGACTTCAGGGTATTAGCGTTAATAGCTGCGCTTACAAAAGAAGGGGTTATAGCAGATATAGATGACATCATTTTTGAAATTCAGCGGGGCATATTAAGAGAAAAGGGCTATACGATAGTGGATATAACTACTTCAACTCATGTAGATGATGAGATGGAAAAAAAAATAATTGATTTCCTCCATAGTATGATAGGTTTAAATATAAAGACTTACTATCATGTTGATAGGTCAATAGTTGGAGGTTTCATTATTGAATTTGATGGAAAAATGATAGACATAAGTACACGGACAAGATTATCAAGGTTAAAACAAGACGTTGTAGGCAGCGTGGTTAAGGGTGCTGTTAGAGATGATGGTGGTGATCGCCATACGCTCCGTGTGTATAAATCTATTGATAATAGGTTGACTTCATTTGAGGACAGGATAATAGAGAAAAAAGGGAAAAAAGTGGTAAGGGTTATTTCGGCCAGGCCACTGGATATGAATACAAAGAGTTTTTTAAAACATCGTCTTGAAGGGTTTTATAACAATGAGGTTTTTATCAGATATGCTATTGACCCGTCTATCTTAGGAGGAATAATTTTACAGCAAGACAGGGATAAGATGTTGGATTTAAGCATGCGAGGGAAGCTTGACTGGTTTAGGAATCATATACAAGAGGAAGTGATAACCCTTGATTGATGCTGAAAAGATCAAGCAGATTTTAAAAGAAGAGATAACAAATTTTGAATACAAACCCGAACTTGAAGAGATTGGCAGAGTTATAAGCTATACCGACGGGGTAGCCCAGATATACGGTCTTGATAACTGTATGAATGGGGAACTCCTAAATTTCGGAAATGGAATATACGGTATGGCCATGGATCTAAACGTTGACAGTGTAGGTGCCGTGCTACTTAGTAATACACCTGTCTCAGAAGGGACAATAGTAAGAAAGACAGGTAGAGTGGTAAGTGTACCAGTAGGGGATTGTCTCTTAGGTAGGGTTATAAATCCATTAGGAGAAGCGTTAGATGGGAGAGGAGAAATTGTCTCTGATAGGTTTAGACCAATTGAAAGCCCTGCCCCTGATATAATGGATAGACAACCGGTTAACACTCCATTGGAAACTGGAATACTTACCATTGATTCTTTGATACCTATAGGGCGAGGACAACGTGAGCTTATTATTGGAGACAGGCAGACAGGTAAGACTGCCATAGCAGTAGACACTATACTAAATCAAAAGGACAAGGGCGTCTACTGTGTATATGTTTCCATTGGTCAAAAAGCCTCCTCTGTCGCTTCAATTGTCAATACATTTAGGGAGTTTGGCGCTATGGATTATACAGTAGTTGTATCTGCATCAGCGTCAGATTCTGCAGCTATGCAGTATATTGCTCCATATGCAGGGTGTGCCATTGCTGAGGAGTGGATGTATAATGGCAAGGATGTACTTATTGTCTATGATGATCTTTCTAAACACGCAGTAGCATACAGGGCTATTTCACTGCTTTTAAGGAGACCGCCTGGAAGAGAGGCATATCCAGGTGATGTGTTTTACCTGCACTCCAGACTTTTGGAAAGAGCGGCCAAGCTTTCTGACAAGTTGGGTGGAGGTTCCATGACAGCATTACCAATAGTAGAAACTTTAGAAGGTGACGTTGCAGCTTATATACCTACCAATGTGATATCCATAACTGATGGACAGATATACCTGATTACAGATTTATTCTTCAAGGGAATACGTCCTGCCGTGGATGTGGGACTTTCTGTATCCAGGGTTGGCGGCGCTGCACAAACAAAGGTAATGAAAAAAGTTGTAGGAAGCTTGAGATTAAGCCTTGCTCAGTACAATGAGATGCAGGTATTTGCACAGTTTGGATCAGAATTGGATAAGTCTACCCGCGAACTATTGGACCTTGGTGACAGGATCATGGAGGTATTAAAGCAAGATCAGTATAAACCTCAGAGTATGTTTGATGAGGTTGTATCCATATATGCAGTTACAAATGGATATTTCAAAAATGTAGATGTTGAAAAGGTCAGGAATGTTAAAGACGGTCTTTTGAATCATCTACATGTAAATCATAAGGAAATAGTAGACAGTATTATGGATGTAAAGGACCTCACCGATGAAATAAAGGCTAAACTTGACAATGCAATAAAAGAGTATATTAATGAGGAGTAAATAACAATGTCGGAGCGGGATATAAAAAGGCGTATTAAAAGTGTCAGTGAGGTCCAGAAAATAACAAGGGCAATGTATCTTATAGCCAGTGCTAATACCAAGAAGGCTAAAGAAAAATTAAATATTGCCGAACCTTATTTTAAAAGTATTCAGGACACAATGAAAGAGCTTTTAGAGCACACTGACCCAGAGGATATATCTCTTGTTTTGGGGAATGAGCCAAAAAGGAGAGCAGGTATTGTAGTCATTACAGGGGATAAGGGTCTGTGCGGTGACTATAACCACAATGTGATAAAGCTTGCTGAGAAGACTATGGATGAACTGAGACATTCTTATCTTCTTGTGGTTGGAGCTATGGGCAGAGAATACTTTAAAAAGAGAGGTTACGCAATTGATACCTCACTGCTGTATACAGCACAGGACCCAACATATGACAGCGCAGTTGATATAGCAAATATAGTATTAAAGTTTTACAGTCAAGGCCTCTTAGATGAGGTTTTTATTGTGTACACAAGATATATTTCATCATTCAAGCATGAACCGACTGTCTTAAGAGTTCTTCCACTAGATCCTGAATCTTTTGGAGTGAAGGAGAGGAAGCGGTCTCATATTATATTGAAATATGAACCTTCTCCTCAAGTAATATTCCATATACTTGCTGAATCATATGTTAAGGGTGTGATTTATGGGGCTCTTGTTGAATCCTTTGCTTCCGAACAAACAGCGAGAATGACGGCTATGGATAGTGCTACAAAAAATGCAGAGGAGTTGATTGATCGTTTTAATCGTCTCTATAATAAGGAGAGACAGGGGAAAATTACAAGAGAGATATCAGAGATTATATCTTCAAGTGAGGTTTTAAGATAAAGGAGAATGGTTATGGCAAATACAGGTTATATAATTGCAGTGAGAGGACCGGTTGTAGATGTGGCGTTTGAAGGAGAGCTTCCACCAGTGAATAATGCAATGAAAGTAAAGGACACAGAGAAACATATGGTCCTGGAGGTCATGAACCATATAGGAGACAATGCAGTAAGATGTATTGCTCTTTCCCCTACGGAAGGACTAAAGAGGGGGATGGAGGTTGAGGACACAGGTGGGCCAATAAAAGTACCAGTTGGCAAGGGTGTTCTTGGCAGAATGTTTAACGTCTTTGGTGAACCTATTGATGGCAAGGGCCCGGTAGAAAATCCTAAATATTATTCAATACACAGGGACTCCCCTACATTTCAGGACCAGTCGCCATCGCAAGAGGTTTTTGAGACAGGTATAAAGGTAATAGATCTTTTGGCCCCTTATATTAAAGGTGGTAAGATTGGGCTTTTCGGAGGTGCAGGTGTTGGAAAGACTGTACTAATAATGGAGCTTATTCACAATATCGCTGTACAGCATGGTGGCTATTCTGTTTTTACAGGTGTTGGTGAAAGGTCCAGAGAAGGAAACGAACTGTGGAATGAAATGAATGAGTCTGGAGTAATCAGTAAAACTGCACTGGTATTTGGTCAGATGAATGAGCCGCCAGGAGCAAGGATGAGGGTTGCACTTACTGGCCTTACCATGGCTGAATATTTCAGGGATGAGGAGCATCAGGATATACTCCTCTTTATAGACAATATATTCAGGTTTATTCAGGCGGGTTCTGAGGTATCAACCCTTTTGGGGAGAATACCATCAGCAGTTGGTTATCAGCCAACCCTGGCCAATGAGTTAGGAGCACTACAGGAAAGGATTACATCGACAAAGAATGGATCTATCACCTCAGTACAGGCGGTCTATGTGCCTGCTGATGATATTACAGATCCTGCTCCTGCTACTACATTTGCGCATCTGGATGCTACAACAGTTCTCTCAAGAAGCATTGCAGAAATGGGAATTTATCCTGCAGTGGATCCATTAGCCTCAACCTCAAAGATACTGGATCCGAGAATTGTTGGAGAGGATCACTATAGGGTGGCTAGAAAGGTCCAAGAGATGCTGGAAAGATATAAAGAGCTGCAGGACATCATAGCAATTCTGGGTATGGAAGAGCTTACAGAGGAAGATAGGCTAACAGTATACAGGGCGAGAAAGATACAGAGATTTTTATCTCAGCCATTTTTTGTGGCTGAGCAGTTTACAGGGATGCCAGGAAAGTATGTTCCTTTAAAGGAGACAATTGAGGGATTTAAAATGATCATAGAGGGCGGCTTAGATGATGTCCCTGAGGCTG
Above is a genomic segment from Calorimonas adulescens containing:
- the atpB gene encoding F0F1 ATP synthase subunit A; translation: MDFGPKILFVIPLLGGIPVTDSVVVSWFIVAFLGIIFYMGGRHLKNIPEGMQNVLEIILDFISSFVTDVTGPKGEVIIPYIGTVALYLIIANVIGAFGISPPTRDINIAASLAVLTIIYVIYSSIKARGFKGWLKSFTEPLGIILPFKILDIFTRPLSLAVRLFGNIMAGFIIMELVKDFVPVLVPSFLSLYFDFFDGLIQAVVFSLLTVMYVHEGMEKMED
- the atpE gene encoding ATP synthase F0 subunit C, translating into MSVAMAAGIAALSVIGAGLGIGVATSKAVEAVARQPEASNKITTIFLLGAALAEATAIYGLLIAILIIFFLK
- the atpF gene encoding F0F1 ATP synthase subunit B, with amino-acid sequence MLSINLWTWVWNIINIIILYMLFKYFLYKPMTKFLKDRSEKIKKMQEDARLDREEAERIKKELESSLKETKEKTQQLIKEAQDRANGVYDEIVARAREEASNIIEEGHKEALADRERMIKELKADIMDMVIDTTYKVMAVKLNEEEDKRLISSMLEEVMSNGGK
- a CDS encoding F0F1 ATP synthase subunit delta — encoded protein: MVVNEWANGFLYHINDMDDKENIIDEVRSFTEVLKKSEGFVFLKDLSVHFNNKMNMLMGLRDDVDFRVLALIAALTKEGVIADIDDIIFEIQRGILREKGYTIVDITTSTHVDDEMEKKIIDFLHSMIGLNIKTYYHVDRSIVGGFIIEFDGKMIDISTRTRLSRLKQDVVGSVVKGAVRDDGGDRHTLRVYKSIDNRLTSFEDRIIEKKGKKVVRVISARPLDMNTKSFLKHRLEGFYNNEVFIRYAIDPSILGGIILQQDRDKMLDLSMRGKLDWFRNHIQEEVITLD
- the atpA gene encoding F0F1 ATP synthase subunit alpha; the protein is MIDAEKIKQILKEEITNFEYKPELEEIGRVISYTDGVAQIYGLDNCMNGELLNFGNGIYGMAMDLNVDSVGAVLLSNTPVSEGTIVRKTGRVVSVPVGDCLLGRVINPLGEALDGRGEIVSDRFRPIESPAPDIMDRQPVNTPLETGILTIDSLIPIGRGQRELIIGDRQTGKTAIAVDTILNQKDKGVYCVYVSIGQKASSVASIVNTFREFGAMDYTVVVSASASDSAAMQYIAPYAGCAIAEEWMYNGKDVLIVYDDLSKHAVAYRAISLLLRRPPGREAYPGDVFYLHSRLLERAAKLSDKLGGGSMTALPIVETLEGDVAAYIPTNVISITDGQIYLITDLFFKGIRPAVDVGLSVSRVGGAAQTKVMKKVVGSLRLSLAQYNEMQVFAQFGSELDKSTRELLDLGDRIMEVLKQDQYKPQSMFDEVVSIYAVTNGYFKNVDVEKVRNVKDGLLNHLHVNHKEIVDSIMDVKDLTDEIKAKLDNAIKEYINEE
- the atpG gene encoding ATP synthase F1 subunit gamma, which encodes MSERDIKRRIKSVSEVQKITRAMYLIASANTKKAKEKLNIAEPYFKSIQDTMKELLEHTDPEDISLVLGNEPKRRAGIVVITGDKGLCGDYNHNVIKLAEKTMDELRHSYLLVVGAMGREYFKKRGYAIDTSLLYTAQDPTYDSAVDIANIVLKFYSQGLLDEVFIVYTRYISSFKHEPTVLRVLPLDPESFGVKERKRSHIILKYEPSPQVIFHILAESYVKGVIYGALVESFASEQTARMTAMDSATKNAEELIDRFNRLYNKERQGKITREISEIISSSEVLR
- the atpD gene encoding F0F1 ATP synthase subunit beta → MVMANTGYIIAVRGPVVDVAFEGELPPVNNAMKVKDTEKHMVLEVMNHIGDNAVRCIALSPTEGLKRGMEVEDTGGPIKVPVGKGVLGRMFNVFGEPIDGKGPVENPKYYSIHRDSPTFQDQSPSQEVFETGIKVIDLLAPYIKGGKIGLFGGAGVGKTVLIMELIHNIAVQHGGYSVFTGVGERSREGNELWNEMNESGVISKTALVFGQMNEPPGARMRVALTGLTMAEYFRDEEHQDILLFIDNIFRFIQAGSEVSTLLGRIPSAVGYQPTLANELGALQERITSTKNGSITSVQAVYVPADDITDPAPATTFAHLDATTVLSRSIAEMGIYPAVDPLASTSKILDPRIVGEDHYRVARKVQEMLERYKELQDIIAILGMEELTEEDRLTVYRARKIQRFLSQPFFVAEQFTGMPGKYVPLKETIEGFKMIIEGGLDDVPEAAFFMVGNIGEVIEKAKKM